One genomic segment of Acidobacteriota bacterium includes these proteins:
- the galK gene encoding galactokinase produces MIAPAQIIAQFQARFGTTPRLFSAPGRVNLIGEHTDYNEGFVLPLAIDRRTYVAAAKRADRRVRVFASDLGEAVEFELGPELRPVAPGRWSNYVRGVAACLEQAGHTLGGADLLIASEVPLGAGLSSSAALEAAVGYALLCLSEQTSNLLNLALILQRAEHEFVGTQCGIMDQYIACLGQAGRALLIDCRTLDSEPVPLDLRDTRIVVCNSLVKHELAAGEYNTRRAECSEGVRRLAQHLPGIQSLRDVTIEEFDQVAAVLPDTIRRRCNHVINENERVRLAVAALKRGELAVFGQLLYASHESLRDDYEVSCRELDLLVEIAQNTPGVYGARLTGGGFGGCTLNAVAADSVTDFIERVSREYSAATHLTPECHVCRAADGVKEHVTGP; encoded by the coding sequence ATGATCGCGCCAGCACAAATCATTGCTCAATTCCAAGCCCGCTTCGGCACGACGCCGCGCCTTTTTTCCGCCCCAGGCCGCGTCAACCTGATCGGCGAACATACCGATTACAACGAAGGCTTCGTCTTGCCGCTGGCGATTGACCGGCGCACTTACGTCGCGGCAGCCAAGCGCGCTGACCGGCGTGTGCGCGTATTCGCCAGCGACCTAGGCGAAGCGGTCGAGTTCGAGCTTGGGCCTGAGTTGCGTCCCGTTGCGCCCGGGCGTTGGAGCAATTATGTGCGCGGCGTGGCGGCCTGTCTGGAACAGGCCGGGCACACGCTGGGTGGCGCAGATTTGCTGATTGCCAGCGAAGTGCCGCTGGGCGCGGGCTTGAGTTCTTCGGCGGCGTTGGAAGCGGCGGTCGGTTATGCGCTGCTGTGCCTGAGTGAGCAAACCAGCAACCTGCTCAATCTGGCGTTGATCCTGCAACGCGCCGAGCACGAATTTGTCGGCACGCAATGCGGCATCATGGATCAATACATCGCCTGTCTGGGACAAGCCGGGCGCGCGCTGTTGATTGATTGCCGCACGCTGGACAGTGAACCTGTGCCGCTGGATTTGCGCGACACGCGCATCGTTGTCTGCAATTCGCTGGTCAAACACGAACTGGCCGCAGGTGAATACAACACGCGCCGCGCCGAATGCAGCGAGGGCGTGCGGCGGCTGGCGCAACATCTGCCCGGCATTCAGTCTCTGCGCGACGTCACGATTGAAGAATTCGATCAAGTAGCCGCTGTTTTACCCGACACGATTCGCCGCCGCTGCAATCACGTCATCAACGAAAACGAGCGCGTGCGATTGGCGGTCGCGGCGCTGAAACGCGGGGAGCTAGCCGTCTTCGGACAATTGCTCTATGCCTCACACGAGAGTTTGCGGGACGATTACGAGGTCAGTTGCCGCGAACTCGATTTATTGGTCGAGATTGCCCAAAACACACCCGGCGTTTATGGCGCGCGGCTGACGGGCGGCGGCTTTGGCGGCTGCACGCTCAATGCGGTGGCGGCTGACAGCGTGACCGATTTTATTGAAAGGGTCAGTCGAGAATACTCGGCGGCCACGCATTTAACCCCTGAATGCCATGTTTGCCGCGCTGCTGACGGTGTCAAAGAGCACGTGACGGGGCCTTAA
- a CDS encoding PEP-CTERM sorting domain-containing protein — MVRRILTSVLLSTLFVQIAFADPVTYRQLRPEGAAAGAAFSRLPQPASADNTPTKPPQSQTQNPATPQGQGGRVQESPNHPEFVRLPDGRIVKYGPGIICDENCIEAVPLARARVSRNWYVLPPLLAAGILCAVLCRGGADAPPAQPPIVLQPSPSPTLQPTPVPPNQVPEPGTLILLGTGLATLLARRKLKHKPVEE, encoded by the coding sequence ATGGTTCGCCGTATTCTCACATCCGTGCTGCTCAGCACATTATTTGTTCAAATAGCTTTCGCCGACCCGGTCACGTACCGGCAATTGCGCCCTGAAGGGGCTGCTGCGGGCGCGGCTTTCTCGCGTCTGCCGCAACCGGCCAGCGCCGACAACACGCCGACGAAACCACCGCAAAGCCAAACGCAAAATCCGGCCACGCCACAGGGGCAAGGCGGGCGCGTGCAGGAAAGCCCGAATCACCCGGAATTTGTGCGCCTGCCGGATGGCCGCATCGTCAAATATGGCCCGGGCATTATTTGCGACGAAAACTGTATCGAAGCGGTGCCGCTGGCGCGCGCGCGCGTTTCGCGGAATTGGTATGTGCTGCCGCCCTTACTGGCCGCCGGGATTCTGTGCGCCGTGTTATGCCGGGGCGGCGCGGATGCCCCGCCTGCCCAGCCGCCAATTGTGCTGCAACCCAGCCCTTCGCCGACGTTGCAACCAACGCCGGTGCCGCCCAACCAAGTGCCGGAACCGGGTACCTTGATCTTGCTGGGCACGGGTCTGGCGACGCTGCTGGCGCGGCGCAAGCTGAAGCATAAGCCGGTCGAAGAGTAA
- a CDS encoding phosphatase PAP2 family protein: protein MRRKVIFPMLALLALSLAVAVWPQGGGRNNNDAWGPRYKPAPQTRAPQRHGPPLGADTLARLKHWNELAINASGLDHTPVAVGETRVFGEQLGPGRSSRALAIVHIAVFDALNALVGSYRSYTGVIAPRGPVSPDAAIAKAACDTLAALFPSQAASFNTALAADLAQLADSPAKVNGVELGRRAATAILTLRANDGSQYTELRVGTDFITSNEPGKWRQDPISQIPLALGAKWGAVKPFVLRSGEQFRAPAPPALNSAEYTAAFNEAKRLGGDGVTTPTQRTADQTEIGIYWAYDGTPSLCAPPRLYNQIAVQIAEQMGTNAVELARLLALINVALADAGVAAWESKYYYQLWRPVTGIREADAGTGPTGLGDGNAATLGDPAFSPLGAPASNLTGPNFTPPFPAYPSGHAVFGGALFETLRDFYRTDNIAFTFVSDELNGVTRDNQGNLRPLIPRSFTTLSQAEEENGQSRIYLGIHWSFDKTAGIAQGRKVANYVAENAFVPLRRGR from the coding sequence ATGAGACGAAAGGTGATTTTCCCAATGCTGGCCCTGCTCGCCTTGAGCCTGGCCGTCGCGGTCTGGCCGCAAGGCGGCGGACGCAACAACAATGACGCCTGGGGGCCGCGTTACAAGCCCGCGCCACAAACGCGCGCGCCGCAACGCCACGGGCCGCCGTTGGGCGCCGACACACTGGCGCGGCTCAAACACTGGAACGAGTTGGCGATTAATGCCAGCGGGCTTGACCATACGCCGGTGGCCGTGGGCGAAACCCGCGTCTTTGGCGAACAACTTGGTCCCGGGCGTTCGAGCCGGGCGCTGGCGATTGTGCACATCGCGGTCTTCGATGCGCTCAACGCGCTGGTGGGCAGCTATCGCAGCTACACTGGCGTCATTGCGCCGCGCGGGCCTGTTTCGCCGGACGCAGCGATTGCCAAAGCGGCCTGTGATACGCTGGCGGCGTTGTTCCCTTCGCAAGCGGCGAGCTTCAATACGGCGTTGGCCGCAGACCTGGCGCAACTCGCAGACAGTCCCGCCAAAGTCAATGGCGTTGAATTGGGACGCCGTGCCGCGACCGCCATTCTCACCTTGCGCGCCAACGACGGCTCGCAATACACGGAGTTGCGCGTCGGCACCGATTTCATCACCAGCAACGAACCGGGCAAATGGCGGCAAGACCCGATCAGCCAGATTCCGCTCGCCCTGGGCGCAAAATGGGGCGCGGTCAAACCCTTCGTATTGCGGTCGGGCGAACAGTTCCGTGCGCCCGCGCCGCCAGCGTTGAATAGCGCGGAATACACTGCCGCGTTCAACGAAGCGAAACGGCTGGGCGGCGATGGCGTCACCACGCCGACGCAACGCACCGCCGACCAGACCGAGATCGGCATTTATTGGGCCTATGACGGCACGCCGAGCCTGTGCGCGCCGCCGCGCCTTTACAACCAAATCGCCGTGCAGATTGCCGAGCAGATGGGCACGAACGCCGTCGAACTGGCGCGGCTGTTGGCGCTGATCAACGTGGCGCTGGCCGACGCGGGTGTGGCGGCGTGGGAGTCGAAGTATTACTACCAACTCTGGCGGCCTGTCACCGGTATCCGTGAAGCCGACGCGGGCACCGGCCCGACGGGTTTGGGCGACGGTAATGCGGCGACGCTGGGCGATCCGGCGTTCTCACCGCTGGGCGCGCCTGCCAGCAATCTGACCGGGCCGAATTTCACGCCGCCTTTCCCGGCGTATCCGTCCGGGCACGCCGTCTTTGGCGGCGCGCTGTTCGAGACGCTGCGCGACTTTTACCGGACGGACAACATCGCTTTCACCTTTGTCTCGGACGAACTCAACGGCGTGACGCGGGACAATCAGGGCAACCTCCGTCCGCTCATTCCGCGCAGTTTCACCACGCTTTCGCAGGCGGAAGAAGAGAACGGCCAGAGCCGCATTTATCTCGGCATTCACTGGTCATTCGACAAGACGGCGGGCATTGCGCAGGGGCGCAAGGTGGCCAATTACGTGGCGGAGAATGCCTTCGTGCCGCTGCGGCGTGGGCGGTGA
- a CDS encoding DUF3500 domain-containing protein, protein MAAKGAPADSALAPAGVSEVVTKALAFKALLTTTQQATLEQTYTTTLARRWSNLPCGSSCRNGIQFSTLTATQLAAAVEVVKAAMGTVANEGSDEFNQIRLADTYLGANGGGSGYSEGIYFLSFLNTPSATGAWMLQFGGHHYGANVAYNQGHVVGTTPQFEALEPLTFTTSGTTYAPLTQERDALAAMLAALNATQLASAKLSTTFSDTTMTPGESNGGNGTFPTTKVGIAVSTLSAAQKLLVLAAMKPWVQDMDDTVAANLLSIYQSELDGTYIAFTGSGTAGDTSSFLNANTNYARIDGPSVWIEFACQSGVVFRNQIHYHTVWRDHVRDYGKDLSLTTPLDTSAVAAVAITSAASYVSGALAPEAIGALFGTGLASGTVSASTTPLPTTLGNVQVQVKDSAGSTRNAPLFFVSPAQLNFQIPAGTATGSATVNVVLNSTTVGAGTLTVAAVAPGVFAANANGSGVAAALVLRVKADGTQTFEAATQFNTTTNRYEAVPIDLGATTEQVFLIGYGTGFRNRSSLAAATATIGGASATVSYAGAQGSLTGLDQANLLIPRSLAGRGSVEVALSVDGTAANTVTINIK, encoded by the coding sequence ATGGCAGCCAAGGGCGCGCCAGCCGATTCAGCGCTTGCGCCCGCCGGCGTTTCCGAAGTCGTAACGAAAGCGCTGGCATTCAAAGCTCTGCTGACCACGACGCAACAAGCGACGCTCGAACAGACTTACACGACAACACTGGCGCGCCGCTGGTCGAATCTGCCGTGCGGTAGCTCTTGCCGCAACGGTATCCAGTTCAGCACGCTGACCGCGACGCAATTGGCCGCCGCCGTGGAAGTCGTGAAGGCCGCGATGGGCACTGTCGCCAATGAAGGCTCCGACGAGTTCAATCAAATTCGCTTGGCGGATACGTATCTTGGCGCGAATGGCGGCGGCAGCGGTTACAGCGAAGGGATCTATTTCCTGTCGTTTCTCAACACGCCCAGCGCCACCGGCGCGTGGATGCTGCAATTCGGCGGGCATCATTACGGCGCGAACGTCGCCTACAACCAAGGTCACGTCGTCGGCACGACGCCGCAGTTTGAAGCGCTGGAGCCGCTCACGTTTACTACGAGCGGAACCACGTATGCGCCGCTCACACAGGAACGCGACGCGCTGGCGGCTATGCTGGCTGCGCTCAACGCGACGCAATTGGCGAGCGCCAAACTCTCGACCACCTTCAGCGATACCACGATGACTCCCGGCGAAAGCAATGGCGGCAACGGGACGTTTCCGACCACGAAGGTGGGCATTGCCGTCAGCACCTTGAGCGCCGCGCAAAAACTGCTGGTGCTGGCGGCCATGAAACCCTGGGTGCAGGACATGGATGACACCGTCGCCGCCAATTTGCTGAGCATTTATCAGAGCGAATTGGACGGCACGTACATCGCGTTTACGGGCAGCGGCACGGCGGGTGATACGAGTTCCTTTCTCAATGCCAACACGAATTACGCGCGCATTGACGGGCCGAGCGTTTGGATTGAATTCGCTTGCCAGAGCGGCGTCGTCTTTCGCAATCAGATTCATTACCACACGGTCTGGCGCGATCACGTGCGCGATTACGGCAAGGATTTAAGCCTGACCACGCCGCTCGACACCAGCGCTGTGGCCGCAGTCGCGATCACTTCGGCAGCGAGTTATGTTTCCGGGGCACTCGCCCCCGAAGCGATTGGCGCGCTGTTTGGCACTGGGCTGGCGTCCGGCACTGTTTCCGCTTCCACTACGCCCTTGCCCACCACGCTCGGCAACGTCCAGGTGCAGGTGAAAGACTCCGCCGGAAGCACCCGCAACGCGCCGCTCTTTTTCGTCTCACCGGCACAACTCAACTTTCAGATTCCGGCGGGCACGGCGACCGGCAGCGCGACGGTCAATGTCGTGCTCAATAGCACAACGGTCGGCGCCGGCACGCTCACCGTGGCGGCGGTTGCGCCGGGTGTGTTTGCCGCCAACGCCAATGGCAGCGGAGTCGCCGCCGCCCTCGTCCTGCGTGTCAAAGCCGACGGCACGCAAACGTTTGAAGCGGCCACCCAATTCAACACCACGACCAATCGTTATGAGGCCGTCCCGATTGACCTTGGCGCAACCACCGAGCAGGTCTTCCTAATTGGCTATGGCACGGGCTTCCGTAATCGCAGCTCATTGGCGGCGGCCACTGCTACCATTGGCGGCGCCAGCGCCACGGTTTCATACGCCGGCGCGCAAGGGAGTCTCACCGGACTCGATCAAGCCAATCTCCTCATTCCGCGCAGCCTGGCCGGACGCGGCAGTGTGGAGGTGGCGTTAAGTGTGGATGGCACTGCCGCCAACACGGTGACGATCAACATCAAGTAA
- a CDS encoding HupE/UreJ family protein — translation MNKTIFSKLFSHHWPLPILLLLLVLGAASQRAFAHQQPATLVVLDVGPDRVAMNLHVPLSELELAFGNAVTKDPETALASWRAPFSAYLRAHIQPLTDQGQAWAVEVMEMKVEQAEQTQSGPFQEVTVHLILTPPAGANTRKFTLNYDVILHQVVTHRALVSIRNDWERGQTAEEQVGVIKVNTETTRVEPLEINLEKGSSWDGFKGMVGLGMQHIKAGTDHLLFLLALLLPATLLTDGRRWGAFGGSRYSLARLLKIVTAFTAGHSVTLLAGALGWLRLPPQPVEVLIAFSILVSAVHAIRPLFPGKETYVAAGFGLVHGLAFATVLVDLKLSAGPLALSIFGFNLGIELMQVFVIAVTVPWLILLGLTPFYTRVRVSSAVLAALAALGWIASRVSGASNVIDRSMQTVTQYAPLGILLLALLALPAYVHHSIKQRSISSLEEKT, via the coding sequence ATGAACAAAACAATCTTTAGCAAACTTTTTTCGCACCACTGGCCGCTGCCAATTCTCTTATTGTTATTGGTACTTGGCGCGGCGTCACAGCGCGCGTTTGCGCACCAACAACCGGCCACGCTGGTCGTGCTGGATGTCGGCCCGGATAGGGTTGCGATGAATTTGCACGTGCCGCTCAGCGAATTGGAGCTGGCCTTTGGAAATGCTGTCACCAAAGACCCCGAAACAGCGCTGGCAAGCTGGCGGGCGCCATTCAGCGCTTATCTGCGCGCCCACATTCAGCCGCTGACCGATCAAGGCCAGGCCTGGGCGGTCGAGGTCATGGAGATGAAAGTGGAACAGGCCGAGCAAACACAAAGCGGCCCTTTTCAGGAGGTCACGGTTCATCTGATTCTGACGCCGCCGGCGGGTGCCAACACGCGAAAATTCACGCTGAACTACGATGTCATTCTGCATCAGGTCGTCACGCACAGAGCCTTGGTGTCTATCAGAAACGATTGGGAGCGCGGCCAGACCGCCGAAGAGCAAGTCGGCGTCATCAAGGTGAATACCGAAACCACGCGCGTCGAGCCGCTGGAAATCAACCTGGAAAAAGGCAGTTCGTGGGACGGTTTCAAAGGCATGGTCGGCCTTGGGATGCAGCACATCAAAGCAGGCACGGATCATTTGTTGTTTCTGCTGGCGCTGTTGCTGCCCGCCACGTTGCTCACTGATGGACGTCGCTGGGGCGCGTTCGGCGGCAGCCGTTACAGCCTGGCCCGTTTGCTGAAGATCGTGACGGCCTTTACCGCCGGGCATTCCGTCACGTTGCTCGCCGGGGCGTTGGGCTGGCTGCGACTGCCGCCACAACCCGTCGAAGTGTTGATCGCGTTTTCAATTCTCGTTTCGGCGGTTCACGCCATACGTCCGCTGTTTCCCGGCAAAGAAACTTACGTCGCGGCGGGCTTCGGCTTGGTACATGGCTTGGCGTTCGCCACGGTCTTGGTTGATTTGAAACTGAGCGCCGGCCCGCTGGCCTTGAGCATTTTCGGCTTCAACCTCGGCATCGAGTTGATGCAAGTCTTTGTCATTGCCGTCACCGTGCCTTGGTTGATTCTGCTCGGCCTCACACCGTTTTACACGCGGGTCAGAGTCAGCAGCGCCGTGCTGGCCGCCCTCGCCGCGCTCGGCTGGATCGCGAGCCGTGTGTCCGGCGCCTCAAACGTTATTGACCGTTCGATGCAAACGGTCACGCAGTATGCGCCGCTGGGCATTTTGTTGCTGGCACTGCTGGCGCTGCCTGCTTACGTCCATCATTCAATCAAACAACGAAGCATTTCGTCATTAGAGGAGAAAACATAA
- a CDS encoding tetratricopeptide repeat protein: protein MKKSIVMLSTFTAALLLFCQPALALRFDWEKAVSLYKQGQFRAAITEFQSVLTEFPEHADSWKFIGLAYYQLKEYDPAVAPLEKALTLKRGEGKQDVDILQALGRIHVALQQYDRALPYFEALSKQQPNVAANFYMLGVIQANLNRPADSDAAFRAALKLDPKDGDTWYYLGVQQFRAGKFSDAASSLRNGLNATPKNTEMMGLLVESLLRLGANEPDERKAQTLLDEAIRVATNLKTARPDKEDAASLELLGRAFLAAKKYTNAEMTLERALAASKQPSASLFFAAGFAHAQNHAWVRAAEMLANADRLQPGDFNTLYYLGYVFENQRKFAQALDAYNRAFEASGRANADVKASIDRVAPLVRMQ from the coding sequence ATGAAGAAGTCCATCGTCATGCTCTCCACCTTCACGGCGGCGCTGTTGCTGTTCTGTCAGCCGGCCCTGGCCCTGCGTTTCGACTGGGAAAAAGCGGTCTCGCTTTATAAACAAGGCCAGTTCCGCGCCGCGATTACCGAATTTCAAAGCGTCCTGACCGAATTCCCCGAGCACGCCGATAGCTGGAAATTCATCGGGCTGGCCTATTATCAACTCAAAGAATACGACCCGGCCGTCGCGCCTTTGGAAAAAGCCCTGACCCTCAAGCGCGGCGAAGGCAAACAGGATGTGGATATTTTGCAGGCGCTGGGCCGCATTCACGTCGCGCTGCAACAATACGACCGCGCGTTGCCTTACTTTGAAGCGCTGAGCAAACAGCAACCCAACGTGGCGGCGAATTTTTATATGCTCGGCGTGATCCAGGCCAATCTGAATCGCCCGGCGGATTCGGATGCCGCCTTTCGCGCGGCGCTCAAACTCGACCCGAAGGACGGCGACACCTGGTATTACCTCGGCGTGCAGCAATTCCGCGCGGGCAAATTCAGCGACGCCGCCAGTTCGCTGCGCAATGGGCTAAACGCCACGCCCAAAAATACCGAGATGATGGGCTTGCTGGTCGAGAGCCTCCTGCGGTTGGGCGCGAATGAACCGGACGAGCGCAAGGCACAGACGCTGCTCGACGAAGCCATTCGCGTTGCCACGAATCTCAAGACCGCGCGCCCCGATAAAGAGGATGCCGCTTCACTCGAATTGCTGGGGCGCGCCTTCCTGGCCGCCAAGAAATACACTAATGCCGAAATGACGCTGGAGCGCGCCTTGGCGGCTTCCAAGCAGCCGAGCGCCTCGCTCTTCTTCGCCGCGGGCTTTGCTCACGCGCAAAACCACGCCTGGGTGCGCGCGGCGGAGATGCTGGCCAACGCCGATCGTCTGCAACCCGGCGATTTTAATACGCTGTATTACCTGGGATACGTCTTTGAGAACCAACGCAAGTTCGCGCAGGCGCTCGATGCTTACAACCGCGCGTTTGAAGCCAGCGGGCGCGCCAACGCCGATGTCAAAGCCAGCATTGACCGCGTCGCGCCTTTGGTGCGGATGCAGTGA
- a CDS encoding SH3 domain-containing protein: MLNNETAFVAPEKIRLRSSTAEAARTVGELKSGDQVTITERKSEGNTAWANINGPGGVSGWVESKTLVKQAIVDAAQKIASEIQDIPTQAVGKSKARLKLRLTPDRNNDDNVAFELSAGAVLDIVARERQPRPEKLSAQQTAPANTAGNNAAAAGPKFDDWYKVRIKNLAIAPAGWIYGGSVELDVPGDIAFFTSTGQRITGWQKIGSTQDEQNQTKEHYLVAEKQLFGGDERLDFNRLKVLAFDPKRREYYTPFREDVSGRFPIRVKLDDKRGSFQVTALDKANQSHPIDYTFEFVENGRPKVTRVTPKESGKKR, translated from the coding sequence GTGCTGAATAATGAAACGGCGTTCGTCGCTCCCGAAAAAATCCGGCTGCGCAGTTCGACGGCGGAGGCGGCGCGCACGGTCGGCGAACTCAAAAGCGGTGATCAGGTCACGATCACCGAGCGCAAAAGCGAGGGCAATACGGCTTGGGCCAACATCAATGGCCCCGGCGGCGTGAGTGGCTGGGTCGAGAGCAAAACGCTGGTCAAACAGGCGATTGTGGATGCCGCGCAAAAGATCGCCAGCGAAATTCAGGATATTCCCACCCAGGCCGTCGGCAAATCGAAAGCGCGGCTCAAGCTGCGGCTGACGCCAGATCGCAACAATGATGACAACGTGGCCTTTGAACTTTCGGCCGGCGCCGTCCTCGACATCGTGGCGCGCGAACGCCAGCCACGCCCTGAGAAACTCAGCGCGCAACAGACCGCCCCGGCGAACACTGCTGGCAACAATGCCGCCGCCGCCGGGCCGAAATTCGATGACTGGTACAAGGTGCGCATCAAAAATCTGGCGATTGCCCCGGCGGGCTGGATTTATGGCGGTTCCGTCGAACTTGACGTGCCGGGCGACATCGCCTTCTTCACTTCCACCGGACAGCGCATCACGGGCTGGCAAAAGATCGGTTCGACGCAGGACGAACAAAACCAAACCAAAGAACATTATTTGGTGGCCGAGAAACAGCTCTTTGGCGGTGATGAACGGCTCGATTTCAACCGGCTAAAAGTGCTGGCCTTCGATCCCAAGCGGCGCGAGTATTACACCCCCTTTCGCGAAGATGTCTCAGGCCGCTTTCCCATCCGCGTCAAGCTCGACGACAAACGCGGCTCCTTTCAAGTCACGGCCCTCGACAAAGCCAATCAGTCTCATCCCATTGATTACACCTTTGAATTCGTCGAGAACGGCCGCCCCAAAGTCACCCGTGTGACGCCCAAAGAAAGCGGCAAGAAGCGCTGA